A genome region from Edaphobacter bradus includes the following:
- a CDS encoding 1-phosphofructokinase family hexose kinase: MFICISPNPAIDKRLRVPNLTLGAVNRAIEASPAPGGKAAHVAMTLRTLKADPLWLGFVGGHSGEMLLDGLKKLGIDVHAIPIQQPTRINLEIIADDGTVTEILEPGPAVSVAEVKSLQGACDLIFAKGKERAHVVLSGSLPPGVDNGFYATLIRQAQAASCKVLLDTSGAPLRKALEHGLDFVKPNRDEAEWLIGAAISCVRSGADAVRYLLAKGAKSAAVSLGREGLVWCPAKDAPVYYATPPVIAMRSAVGSGDAVVAAFAYSMSLGLAPEETIRIAAACGAANCLAESPGLLNAADVSRLRDEVRVTII; encoded by the coding sequence ATGTTCATATGCATAAGCCCCAATCCGGCGATTGACAAGCGCTTGCGAGTGCCGAACCTTACGCTCGGCGCGGTGAATCGCGCCATCGAAGCAAGCCCGGCCCCCGGAGGCAAAGCCGCGCACGTTGCCATGACGCTGCGGACCTTGAAGGCCGATCCGCTGTGGCTGGGTTTCGTTGGCGGCCACAGTGGTGAAATGCTCCTGGATGGGTTGAAGAAACTTGGTATCGATGTCCATGCGATTCCCATTCAGCAGCCAACCCGGATCAACCTGGAGATAATCGCCGATGATGGCACGGTGACGGAAATTCTTGAACCAGGTCCGGCGGTGTCCGTCGCAGAGGTCAAGTCGCTTCAAGGTGCCTGCGATCTAATATTCGCGAAAGGCAAAGAACGCGCCCATGTTGTCTTGTCTGGCAGCCTCCCACCTGGTGTGGACAATGGGTTTTATGCGACCCTCATCCGGCAGGCGCAGGCTGCTTCTTGCAAAGTGCTCCTGGACACCAGCGGTGCCCCGCTCCGCAAGGCGCTCGAACATGGTCTGGATTTTGTAAAACCAAATCGCGATGAAGCAGAATGGCTGATTGGCGCCGCGATCTCGTGCGTGCGATCGGGTGCCGACGCCGTACGGTACTTGCTGGCGAAAGGTGCCAAAAGTGCTGCCGTCAGTCTTGGCAGGGAAGGCTTGGTTTGGTGTCCAGCCAAAGATGCTCCGGTGTATTACGCAACGCCTCCAGTTATTGCGATGCGTTCCGCCGTCGGCTCGGGCGACGCAGTGGTTGCAGCGTTCGCATATTCGATGTCGCTCGGGTTGGCACCGGAAGAAACAATCCGGATCGCGGCAGCCTGCGGAGCGGCAAACTGTCTTGCGGAATCACCGGGATTGTTGAACGCAGCCGATGTATCGAGGCTACGTGATGAAGTTCGCGTGACGATAATTTGA
- a CDS encoding SGNH/GDSL hydrolase family protein produces MKTWKWTSAAAWIAPQLIFSFAVPGYAQDNFYLKTEDRVVFYGDSITQQAYYPAFIETYVATRYPYLNVQFTDSGWAGDWVVGGEGGAIDQRLARDVIAHRPTVVTVMLGMNDGNYRKFDPALFDGYRKGYQHLLDSLHAGFSDLRITLLQPSPFDDVTWPSQFEGGYNAVLLRYGQLVRELAEQQHLGVVDMNAPLVAVLQNANTIDRALAQKIIDDRIHPTEAGHLVMAAALLTTWHASSTVSAVEIDAAHGRIFRADNTHISDFDKKSLSWTQEDKALPLPINWQDPVMALVARSSDLVSNMDQEPLKVTGLPAARYTLKIDGEEVGNWTREELAEGVNLAWITTPMLRQALDVYRLTLRHYTVHRVRWQGLQVPLWHENSPHVREAMDRLDTLEDELIAQARSASQPKPHCFELVASISSKK; encoded by the coding sequence ATGAAAACCTGGAAGTGGACTTCTGCTGCAGCTTGGATTGCGCCTCAACTCATTTTCAGTTTCGCGGTCCCGGGGTACGCACAAGATAATTTTTATCTAAAAACCGAAGATCGCGTAGTGTTCTACGGTGACAGCATAACCCAGCAGGCTTACTACCCGGCTTTTATCGAAACCTATGTTGCGACACGTTATCCGTATCTGAATGTGCAGTTCACCGATTCCGGCTGGGCTGGCGACTGGGTGGTGGGTGGAGAGGGGGGCGCCATCGACCAGCGCCTGGCGAGGGATGTGATCGCACACCGACCCACGGTTGTAACGGTGATGCTTGGGATGAACGATGGCAACTATCGGAAGTTCGATCCTGCGCTTTTCGACGGCTATCGCAAGGGTTACCAGCACCTGCTGGACTCATTGCATGCTGGGTTCTCCGACCTCCGAATTACGTTGCTCCAGCCGTCTCCGTTCGACGATGTGACATGGCCGTCTCAATTTGAAGGCGGATACAATGCCGTGCTGCTGCGTTATGGGCAGTTGGTGCGCGAGCTGGCCGAACAGCAACATCTCGGTGTGGTTGACATGAACGCACCCCTGGTGGCGGTGCTACAAAACGCCAATACCATCGATCGCGCGTTAGCTCAAAAGATCATCGACGATAGGATTCACCCCACCGAAGCTGGCCACCTCGTAATGGCAGCCGCGCTGCTAACGACCTGGCACGCTTCGTCAACCGTAAGCGCAGTGGAGATCGATGCGGCGCACGGACGCATCTTCAGAGCGGACAATACACACATATCTGACTTCGACAAGAAGTCGCTTTCTTGGACCCAAGAAGACAAAGCTCTGCCTCTTCCGATCAATTGGCAGGACCCGGTGATGGCCTTGGTGGCCCGCTCTTCCGACTTGGTTAGTAACATGGACCAGGAACCGCTGAAGGTGACCGGGCTGCCAGCCGCGCGATATACGCTCAAGATCGATGGCGAGGAGGTCGGCAATTGGACTAGAGAGGAGCTTGCAGAGGGTGTGAATTTGGCTTGGATTACCACACCGATGCTCCGGCAGGCACTCGATGTATATCGCCTCACCTTGCGGCACTACACGGTTCATCGGGTGCGGTGGCAGGGATTACAAGTTCCTCTATGGCACGAGAACTCGCCGCATGTTCGTGAAGCGATGGACAGATTGGATACGTTGGAAGATGAATTGATCGCTCAGGCGCGCAGCGCATCACAGCCGAAGCCTCATTGCTTTGAACTCGTCGCAAGCATCAGTAGCAAAAAATAG
- a CDS encoding DUF5597 domain-containing protein, with translation MKTSFLQFRLASMLAWFSLASILLPAQTQRAADLLPKTDNRDGWQIPSGQNLLPHFEAVGSRKVLYVDGMPFTVLAVEIPWWDLVYGRYEKTFASYDYLYPASEKMGLNTLKVPVKWSMVEPKQGAFDFSYVDHAKHMAEKHHLKLVLNWFGHYASGDGTLYANLAGDVYAPMYVIEDEKTYPRAVDEDGVAHHNVASYDYEPILAREVAAFRALMQHLKEVDSVSHTVVMIQVENEIAVFGWDRTNTKLWRDHSPASNQKFRERGFADDLHYSAWNLSYNWIRRLTDAGADVYPLPFFLNFVGGNVADWMVGGAPGEDVPTYLKNCPNLSFIGVNSYFCGEWRPDNSCAKPSEATVDELRKPFLRYRVSRNLPAITETNSGNSPTASRLAYLAVGQFGAPIFAPWALTDSYPEDFQPYVLPDGTLANGAWMLRDTYSSLSKALAQISYYAGSDKLKVFMANSPGESFSQTEEVNGSSVAVSGAQNGQAIVIQLSDHEFLFVGYRVNVSLENATFRWPMLKNVQVERGRWSGQQWVTEGEPAYWINQSKPGMILQLDVPQAVRVSW, from the coding sequence ATGAAAACCAGTTTCCTTCAATTTCGTCTCGCTTCAATGCTCGCGTGGTTCAGCCTTGCTTCCATTCTCTTGCCCGCACAGACTCAGCGTGCCGCAGATCTACTGCCTAAAACTGACAATCGTGATGGATGGCAAATTCCGTCCGGCCAGAATTTGCTTCCCCATTTCGAGGCTGTGGGGAGCCGCAAGGTTCTCTACGTAGACGGGATGCCATTCACCGTCCTGGCAGTCGAGATCCCATGGTGGGATCTCGTTTATGGCAGATATGAGAAAACGTTTGCGAGCTATGACTATCTCTATCCTGCCTCCGAGAAGATGGGACTGAACACGCTGAAAGTGCCGGTCAAGTGGTCGATGGTCGAGCCCAAACAAGGAGCGTTCGATTTCTCTTACGTAGATCACGCCAAGCACATGGCAGAGAAACATCACCTGAAACTGGTCTTGAACTGGTTCGGCCACTATGCCAGCGGCGACGGTACCCTCTACGCGAACCTGGCGGGAGATGTCTACGCTCCGATGTACGTTATTGAAGATGAGAAGACCTACCCCCGCGCCGTAGATGAGGACGGGGTGGCGCACCACAATGTCGCATCCTACGACTACGAACCGATTCTTGCGCGGGAGGTAGCTGCCTTTCGTGCACTGATGCAGCACCTAAAGGAAGTGGATTCTGTGTCGCACACAGTAGTGATGATTCAGGTGGAAAATGAAATTGCGGTATTTGGATGGGACCGGACCAACACCAAACTTTGGCGAGATCATTCACCGGCTTCAAACCAAAAGTTTCGTGAACGGGGTTTTGCGGACGACCTGCACTACAGCGCATGGAATTTAAGCTACAACTGGATTCGTCGTCTTACTGACGCAGGAGCTGACGTATACCCACTTCCATTCTTCTTAAACTTTGTAGGAGGAAATGTCGCCGACTGGATGGTGGGCGGTGCGCCCGGTGAGGATGTGCCCACCTACTTAAAGAATTGCCCTAATTTATCTTTCATCGGAGTGAACTCCTACTTCTGTGGCGAGTGGCGCCCTGACAACAGCTGCGCGAAACCTTCAGAGGCGACCGTCGACGAATTGCGTAAGCCGTTTCTTCGTTACCGCGTCAGCCGCAACCTGCCTGCAATCACTGAAACCAATAGCGGCAACAGTCCAACAGCTTCTCGCCTGGCGTATCTGGCAGTGGGACAATTCGGAGCACCAATTTTCGCGCCGTGGGCGCTCACCGATTCCTATCCTGAGGACTTCCAGCCTTACGTCCTACCCGACGGCACTCTGGCGAACGGAGCATGGATGTTGCGGGATACGTATTCTTCATTATCCAAGGCGCTGGCGCAGATTTCCTATTATGCCGGCTCCGACAAGCTGAAAGTCTTCATGGCGAACTCGCCAGGAGAGTCTTTCTCGCAAACAGAAGAGGTCAACGGATCCAGTGTCGCGGTCTCGGGTGCTCAGAATGGCCAGGCGATCGTGATTCAACTCTCCGATCACGAATTTCTATTTGTGGGTTATCGCGTCAACGTCTCGCTCGAGAATGCAACGTTTCGTTGGCCAATGCTGAAAAACGTCCAAGTAGAACGGGGGCGTTGGTCAGGACAACAATGGGTCACGGAGGGCGAGCCAGCATACTGGATCAATCAAAGCAAGCCAGGTATGATTCTCCAGCTGGACGTTCCACAAGCGGTTCGCGTCTCCTGGTAG